In Gemmatimonadaceae bacterium, the genomic window GATGGGGGATACCTCGACAACACCAGTGTCCGTCTTCGACATCCCCCTTCCGCCCTCCGGGCACCTTCCCCCTCCGGGGGAAGGTGGAGTAAGGGAAGCGCATGCAGCCACTGTCCGCCCCTCGTCCCCTCCGTCTCCTCCTCACCGGCGACAGCATCCTGCAGCGCCGACTGCAGAGCCGAGCCGACGGCTTGCTGAGCCCGATGTTCGATCGAGTGCGCGCGGCTGATGTGGCCTTCACCAACCTCGAGGTGCTGGCGAACGACTATCGCGGCGATCCGGCGCTGGAGAGTGGCGGCTCGCATTTCGGCGCGCCTTCCTGGGTGCTCGACGAGCTGGTCGACGCCGGGTTCGACCTCTTCGCCACGGCCACCAACCACAGCCTCGACTACGGCGTGTCGGGACTGCTGCACACGCTCGAGGCGATGGAGTCGCGCGGGCTGAGCTTCGCCGGCACCGGCCGCAACCTCGAGGATGCGCGGCGGCCGGTCTATCACACCCATCCGCACGGCACCGTGGCGATGGTCTCGTGCGCCTCGTCCTTCGCCAAGGGCCAGGAGGCGTCTGCCCAGCGACCGGACCTGCCGGGCCGGCCCGGCCTCAATCCGCTGCGCTTCGAGACGGTGCACGAGGTGACG contains:
- a CDS encoding CapA family protein — encoded protein: MQPLSAPRPLRLLLTGDSILQRRLQSRADGLLSPMFDRVRAADVAFTNLEVLANDYRGDPALESGGSHFGAPSWVLDELVDAGFDLFATATNHSLDYGVSGLLHTLEAMESRGLSFAGTGRNLEDARRPVYHTHPHGTVAMVSCASSFAKGQEASAQRPDLPGRPGLNPLRFETVHEVTPPQLEALREIAEQLGLEAERQQKIKMGFAFAPSDPALFPLGTMNFRASNRPAVRMMANRKDIDGIVRWIREARGLSDVVLVSLHAHEQAESKE